A window of the Halotia branconii CENA392 genome harbors these coding sequences:
- a CDS encoding ParB/RepB/Spo0J family partition protein yields MMEKSKSKEMFQFGGVLDAFVTAQAEATSDATQLLLIENIVLPQNQPRRYFDPNKHEQLKLSIKQHGILQPLIVRPLANDRYELVAGERRYRAALELKLEKVPIVVLHLNDKEVIQVALVENLQREDLNPVEETEAVVQLLALQLNMPVQEVPALLFRMQKEAKGKTAHNVVGQSEVQVIQEVFNSLGLMSWESFTTHRLPLRNLPKEILEVLSQGKIAYTKAQAIARIKNKNERQAILEDVISNNLSLNQIKERILNLNSNTTGSEIEENIAYQDRLKAISIKAKRAKAWDNPKKKQKLDKLLSELEKLFTED; encoded by the coding sequence ATGATGGAAAAAAGTAAAAGCAAGGAAATGTTTCAATTTGGTGGAGTTCTTGATGCTTTTGTCACAGCTCAAGCTGAAGCAACAAGTGATGCTACCCAACTGTTATTGATTGAGAACATAGTCCTACCTCAAAATCAACCGCGACGTTATTTTGATCCCAACAAACATGAGCAATTAAAATTATCCATTAAACAGCATGGGATTCTTCAGCCGTTAATTGTTCGACCTTTAGCAAATGATCGTTACGAATTAGTAGCTGGAGAAAGACGTTATCGTGCGGCTTTAGAATTAAAACTAGAAAAAGTTCCCATTGTAGTTCTTCATCTAAATGACAAGGAAGTAATTCAAGTAGCTTTGGTAGAAAATCTTCAAAGAGAAGATTTAAACCCTGTTGAAGAAACAGAAGCGGTTGTACAGTTACTAGCACTTCAACTCAATATGCCTGTACAAGAAGTCCCGGCACTGTTGTTTCGGATGCAGAAAGAAGCAAAAGGAAAAACAGCCCACAACGTTGTGGGTCAATCTGAAGTACAAGTAATTCAAGAGGTGTTTAATTCTTTGGGGCTGATGAGTTGGGAGTCATTCACGACTCATCGTCTACCCTTACGTAATCTTCCAAAGGAGATATTAGAGGTTCTAAGTCAGGGTAAAATTGCATACACTAAAGCCCAAGCTATTGCTCGAATTAAAAATAAAAACGAGCGCCAAGCTATTTTAGAAGATGTTATTAGCAATAATTTATCTTTAAATCAAATTAAAGAGCGCATCTTAAACTTGAACTCAAACACGACAGGCAGTGAAATAGAGGAAAATATTGCATATCAAGATCGTCTCAAAGCAATATCTATAAAAGCTAAAAGAGCCAAAGCGTGGGATAATCCCAAGAAAAAACAAAAACTTGACAAGCTGCTTTCAGAGTTGGAAAAATTATTTACTGAAGATTAG
- a CDS encoding ParA family protein: MTPIIALFNQSGGVGKTTLTMNLGYHLAQMGRKVLLVDIDPQSSLTTFMGLESMELESTIYNAIVHQDKIPIIHDLHSMDLVPSNIKLSKAEMELSAAIMRELRLKQSLETIQEQYDYILIDCPPSLGILSIMSLVAATHVLIPIQTEFKALKGTELLLNTIVEVLNVANRKLKVAGIIPTMYDARTSQGEQSLQSIQTQLSKVGIVHTTIPRATDFANASQARKPLAVFNPKHPTLKLLKEISKTLDSLK, translated from the coding sequence ATGACACCTATTATCGCTTTATTTAATCAGTCTGGTGGTGTAGGAAAGACCACGTTAACTATGAATCTTGGATATCATCTTGCACAGATGGGGCGTAAAGTCCTGCTGGTTGACATAGATCCTCAAAGTTCATTAACAACTTTTATGGGATTGGAATCAATGGAATTGGAGAGTACCATATATAACGCGATAGTGCATCAAGATAAAATTCCAATTATTCATGATCTTCATTCAATGGATCTTGTCCCTTCTAATATCAAACTGAGTAAAGCAGAGATGGAACTATCAGCAGCAATCATGCGGGAGCTACGTCTTAAGCAGTCCTTAGAAACGATTCAAGAACAGTATGATTATATTCTGATTGATTGCCCGCCAAGTCTTGGAATCTTAAGTATTATGAGCCTAGTTGCAGCGACACACGTTTTGATTCCGATTCAGACTGAGTTTAAAGCTTTAAAAGGTACAGAATTACTGCTCAATACTATTGTTGAAGTTTTAAATGTAGCAAACCGAAAGTTGAAAGTAGCTGGTATTATTCCCACTATGTATGATGCCCGTACATCACAAGGAGAACAAAGTTTACAGTCAATTCAAACACAGTTGTCAAAGGTTGGAATTGTTCATACAACTATACCTAGAGCAACCGATTTTGCAAATGCTTCTCAAGCCCGAAAGCCATTAGCCGTTTTTAATCCCAAGCATCCTACTCTCAAGCTATTAAAAGAGATATCGAAAACTTTGGACAGTCTCAAATGA
- a CDS encoding sensor histidine kinase has translation MNNTLDLSTFLHDISNAFGGTSLILNQLINGVYGNSLEDIKPLLIAILSTNNRITSLLEAQKRSSNSNCLWEINSVKQFDMLTFLQKLYKECYPIAQSRSLALHYEHVPTYRYGTQVLGDVSSIWRMLHNLLQNAFNYTQSGNVFLRILNQSDDLVIEIEDTGVGIDPEEISTIFLPSWRSPNSSSLHPSGSGLGLYIAMMVAKAHGLKLAVDSVVGKGTKFTIIFPYRNDRIYGLDGSMLHESGRLQNALPV, from the coding sequence TTGAACAATACCCTGGATTTATCCACCTTTTTACATGATATTTCAAACGCTTTCGGTGGTACATCTTTAATCTTAAATCAGTTGATTAATGGTGTATATGGAAATTCTCTAGAAGATATCAAGCCACTACTGATAGCGATTTTGTCAACTAATAATAGAATTACTTCTTTACTTGAGGCGCAAAAGAGAAGCTCAAACAGCAATTGTTTGTGGGAGATCAATTCAGTGAAGCAGTTTGATATGCTAACTTTTCTACAAAAACTGTACAAAGAGTGCTATCCAATAGCCCAATCTCGTTCCCTAGCTTTGCACTATGAACATGTCCCAACATATAGATATGGGACTCAAGTATTAGGAGATGTGAGCAGTATATGGAGAATGCTGCATAATCTGCTTCAAAACGCCTTTAACTACACTCAGTCTGGGAATGTTTTCTTGCGGATTCTTAACCAAAGTGATGATTTAGTGATTGAGATTGAAGATACTGGCGTTGGTATCGACCCAGAAGAAATATCAACTATTTTTCTACCTTCGTGGCGATCGCCTAATAGTAGCTCACTCCATCCATCTGGTTCAGGACTAGGGTTATACATTGCCATGATGGTGGCGAAAGCTCACGGATTAAAACTTGCAGTAGATTCTGTAGTAGGCAAGGGTACTAAGTTTACAATAATATTCCCATACAGAAATGACCGGATTTATGGGTTAGATGGTAGTATGCTCCATGAATCTGGGAGATTACAAAATGCGCTACCTGTATGA
- a CDS encoding response regulator, whose protein sequence is MIRLVIIEDEDLIRLGIKTAINQEQNIEVVGESATGSGGMKLVEQLKPDIVLIDIGLPDISGLDLIYDIKSKTNSKVIALTCHSSQDIVNCALQNGADSYILKRMDLELIKHAINTTYQNNSFIDPEVAKRVFQTFTAHHQKIKGKKYTELPTATELQILKLMSRGLSNKEIAEKLFVTVSTVKGHSSNLFSKLGVRDRVNAILKAKELGYLDAENLRVV, encoded by the coding sequence ATGATTCGATTAGTAATTATTGAAGATGAAGACTTAATCCGGCTAGGAATTAAAACAGCCATTAATCAAGAGCAAAATATAGAAGTAGTCGGTGAATCTGCTACTGGTTCTGGGGGGATGAAGCTAGTTGAGCAACTCAAGCCTGATATTGTTTTGATTGATATTGGTTTGCCAGATATTAGTGGCTTGGATCTGATCTATGACATCAAGAGTAAAACCAATAGTAAAGTCATTGCTCTCACTTGTCACTCCAGTCAAGATATAGTGAATTGCGCCTTACAAAATGGCGCTGATTCCTATATTCTTAAAAGAATGGATCTGGAATTAATTAAACACGCCATCAACACTACTTATCAGAATAATTCTTTTATTGATCCTGAAGTTGCTAAAAGAGTTTTTCAAACCTTTACTGCTCACCATCAGAAAATCAAGGGTAAAAAGTACACAGAACTGCCTACTGCTACAGAGCTTCAAATTCTCAAATTAATGTCCCGTGGTTTATCTAATAAGGAGATAGCCGAGAAACTGTTTGTTACAGTCAGTACAGTCAAAGGACACAGCAGCAATCTTTTTTCCAAATTAGGAGTTAGAGATCGTGTCAACGCTATCCTTAAGGCTAAAGAACTTGGTTATTTGGATGCAGAAAACTTGAGAGTTGTTTGA
- a CDS encoding DUF6753 family protein, which produces MRTEQVLQGYSEAEQKRISQMTQELGISRDDPMFQLMASLGRYEETMIDLQARMEAMVEAWAVMIDQKLESTSKAAQSMHYTVVSGAVRDEMKNLKPTTTASNANRYMGKWGLGLVSVMSGLVMATGALLGSLTTWNIVSNLGNTQALVVSASDLKVLQWAKSSEGKQMYELILDNESAIAACKQENRLQGYCLIRMKQNKNNK; this is translated from the coding sequence ATGAGAACAGAACAAGTGTTACAGGGGTATTCTGAAGCAGAACAAAAACGCATATCTCAAATGACTCAAGAGTTAGGGATATCACGAGATGATCCCATGTTTCAGCTAATGGCGAGTTTGGGGAGATACGAAGAAACGATGATTGACCTCCAGGCACGAATGGAGGCAATGGTGGAAGCGTGGGCAGTAATGATTGACCAGAAGTTAGAATCAACAAGCAAAGCGGCTCAGTCAATGCACTATACAGTTGTGTCTGGTGCTGTGCGGGATGAAATGAAAAATCTCAAACCCACAACCACAGCATCAAACGCAAATAGATACATGGGTAAGTGGGGATTAGGGTTGGTGTCGGTGATGAGTGGATTAGTGATGGCGACTGGTGCGCTGTTGGGTTCTTTGACAACTTGGAATATAGTTTCAAATTTGGGTAATACTCAAGCATTAGTAGTATCAGCTAGTGATTTGAAAGTTTTGCAATGGGCTAAATCAAGTGAGGGAAAACAAATGTACGAGTTGATATTAGACAATGAATCGGCAATTGCCGCTTGTAAACAAGAAAACCGACTACAAGGATATTGCTTAATTCGGATGAAACAAAACAAAAATAATAAATAG
- a CDS encoding ATP-binding protein, giving the protein MTVGDSRVGKSTVTKLLINLFQTKGKKIKVYDHDNRNKLKAYTNSVPIESLDFFNGGTDKILDEFNKNELDIIIVDMPGQYIDKICQYIACSDLFDLLVAYKWRLTFLQPISHRTDCVSYMKTLVEVAANNANYVVVKNQHFDTRFIEYQQSMQGNLQLVGGTEIVLPALPRDHYEALERTGKPYSMCYTDTSIYIIYRSYIYQWIQNFNNSILSNNVAIKYLGLNNENRTSVTGVF; this is encoded by the coding sequence ATGACTGTAGGCGATTCTCGTGTGGGTAAGTCTACAGTTACTAAACTATTAATCAATTTGTTTCAAACTAAAGGGAAAAAAATTAAGGTATATGACCATGACAATCGCAATAAATTAAAAGCATACACAAATTCAGTCCCAATTGAAAGCTTAGACTTTTTTAATGGAGGTACAGATAAAATCTTAGATGAATTTAACAAAAATGAACTGGACATAATTATCGTTGATATGCCAGGACAATACATAGATAAAATCTGTCAGTATATTGCTTGTTCTGACCTCTTTGACCTCTTAGTTGCTTATAAATGGAGACTAACTTTTCTCCAACCAATCTCCCATAGAACCGACTGTGTTAGTTACATGAAAACTCTTGTAGAGGTTGCTGCTAATAATGCTAACTATGTAGTAGTAAAAAATCAGCACTTTGATACTAGATTTATCGAGTATCAGCAATCAATGCAGGGGAATTTACAACTAGTAGGTGGCACAGAGATAGTATTGCCAGCACTGCCGCGTGATCATTATGAAGCCTTGGAAAGAACAGGTAAGCCCTATTCTATGTGTTACACAGACACATCAATTTACATAATTTATCGTTCTTATATCTACCAATGGATTCAAAACTTTAATAATTCAATTTTAAGTAATAACGTAGCGATTAAATATTTGGGACTGAATAATGAGAACAGAACAAGTGTTACAGGGGTATTCTGA
- a CDS encoding restriction endonuclease, translating to MPQIIFIAIALLLAIAIWLLLTPKRKRYIPKRLWRKQKNITTADTVLAKLHQIIQENREPLPFVLAYLRKIEPFVFEELLLTCFERQGYTIRRNKRYTGDGGVDGCVWLHGEMYLVQAKRYKDSINPVHVEEFGRVIQSRGAVGGYFVHTGRTGDKSRELLRLYPAVQVMSGQKLVDFIERAALSRRSAISLTKTIVNS from the coding sequence ATGCCGCAAATAATTTTTATAGCGATCGCTTTATTGCTGGCGATTGCCATTTGGCTGCTGCTGACTCCCAAGCGCAAGCGTTACATACCCAAACGTCTTTGGCGTAAGCAGAAAAACATTACTACTGCTGATACCGTACTTGCCAAACTGCACCAAATCATTCAAGAGAACCGTGAACCCTTGCCGTTTGTCCTAGCGTATTTGCGGAAGATTGAACCGTTTGTTTTTGAAGAATTGCTGCTAACATGTTTTGAGCGCCAAGGTTACACCATCCGTCGCAATAAACGGTACACCGGAGATGGCGGTGTCGATGGTTGTGTTTGGTTGCATGGCGAGATGTACCTAGTTCAAGCCAAGCGTTACAAGGACAGTATCAATCCCGTACATGTGGAGGAGTTCGGGCGCGTGATCCAAAGTCGCGGTGCTGTCGGTGGCTACTTTGTCCACACTGGGAGGACTGGGGACAAGTCGAGGGAATTGCTTCGGCTGTATCCAGCAGTTCAGGTGATGAGTGGTCAGAAACTGGTGGATTTTATTGAACGAGCTGCACTGTCACGGCGTAGTGCAATAAGCCTGACCAAAACGATTGTCAATTCGTAG